One genomic region from Croceicoccus sp. YJ47 encodes:
- a CDS encoding flagellar biosynthetic protein FliO, which translates to MGLYLLKLLILLPLLGGLIWGSLWLTKRMQQRLNAQNAAAGRPERAARLVETTMVSPGIRLAVVEFRGREILIGSTRHGLTRLAEVDAAPRADFARAVEEARVVDAEAEDERTDGHATKDDRR; encoded by the coding sequence GCTTTACCTCCTCAAGCTATTGATTCTCCTTCCCCTTCTGGGCGGGTTGATCTGGGGCAGTCTCTGGCTGACGAAGCGGATGCAGCAGCGGCTCAACGCGCAGAACGCCGCGGCGGGGCGCCCCGAACGCGCCGCGCGGCTCGTGGAAACCACGATGGTTTCGCCCGGCATACGGCTGGCGGTGGTGGAATTTCGCGGCCGGGAAATCCTCATCGGCAGCACGCGCCACGGGCTCACCCGGCTGGCCGAGGTGGACGCCGCCCCGCGTGCCGATTTCGCCCGCGCGGTCGAGGAAGCACGCGTCGTGGACGCCGAAGCCGAAGATGAACGCACAGACGGTCATGCCACCAAGGACGACCGCCGGTGA